From the Phreatobacter oligotrophus genome, one window contains:
- a CDS encoding ABC transporter permease → MLRYFSLRLLRAFITIGLVVTFAFVVLRLSGDPALIILGPESAPEAIAAFRKAWGLDEPLWRQYLSYFGAIAQGELGRSMRDGRAAIDLVAERIPATLALTIPALIIKLGIGIPAGIIAALNRGSLTDRLVMLLSVAGFTVPSFVLGLVLVLIFAVQLGWLPSGGQDSWRHAILPIATLGIGGAAVLARFTRSAMLEVLGQPYVRTASAKGVPWRQVVIGHALPNATIPTVTIIGFMVGSLIAGAVVVESVFSWPGVGRLLVVAVSNRDLAVVQCILLLVAATMVVSNLIVDFLYGFLDPRLRHAGGRSGS, encoded by the coding sequence ATGCTCCGCTATTTCTCGCTGCGCCTGCTGCGCGCCTTCATCACGATCGGCCTCGTGGTCACCTTCGCCTTCGTAGTGCTGCGGCTCTCAGGCGATCCCGCGCTCATCATTCTCGGTCCGGAATCGGCGCCCGAGGCCATCGCCGCCTTCCGCAAGGCCTGGGGCCTCGACGAGCCGCTTTGGCGCCAGTACCTCAGCTATTTCGGCGCCATCGCCCAGGGCGAGCTCGGCCGCTCCATGCGCGATGGCCGGGCGGCCATCGACCTCGTCGCCGAGCGCATCCCGGCGACCCTGGCGCTGACCATTCCGGCCCTCATCATCAAGCTCGGCATCGGCATTCCTGCCGGCATCATCGCCGCGCTCAATCGCGGCAGCCTCACCGACCGCCTCGTCATGCTGCTCTCGGTCGCCGGCTTCACCGTGCCGAGCTTCGTCCTCGGCCTGGTGCTGGTGCTGATCTTCGCGGTGCAGCTGGGCTGGCTGCCCTCCGGCGGCCAGGACAGCTGGCGCCACGCCATCCTGCCCATCGCCACCCTCGGCATCGGCGGCGCGGCGGTGCTCGCCCGCTTCACCCGCAGCGCCATGCTGGAGGTGCTGGGGCAACCCTACGTGCGCACGGCGTCGGCCAAGGGCGTGCCCTGGCGGCAGGTCGTCATCGGCCATGCGCTGCCCAATGCGACGATCCCGACCGTCACCATCATCGGCTTCATGGTCGGCTCGCTCATTGCCGGCGCGGTGGTGGTGGAGAGCGTCTTCTCCTGGCCCGGGGTCGGCCGGCTTCTGGTGGTGGCCGTCTCCAACCGCGACCTCGCGGTGGTCCAGTGCATCCTGCTGCTGGTCGCCGCGACCATGGTCGTCTCGAACCTGATCGTCGATTTCCTCTACGGCTTCCTCGATCCGCGCCTGCGTCACGCCGGCGGCAGGAGCGGCTCATGA
- a CDS encoding ABC transporter ATP-binding protein, protein MIDAPLLSLTRLSAGYGEAAVLFDVDLTLAEGRSLALLGRNGVGKTTLVNSIIGVTRWRGGSISLAGRDITRLAPEERAHAGIGWVPQERNIFRSLTVEENLTAVALPGPWTPARVFEMFPRLAERKTNMGNQLSGGEQQMLAIGRALVLNPKVLLLDEPTEGLAPIIVEELLKALTRLFREEGLAGIVIEQHARKILEITDDALVLERGRVVLSAPSAELIAHPDRLERHLGLGAAH, encoded by the coding sequence ATGATTGACGCGCCCCTCCTGTCGCTCACCCGCCTCAGCGCCGGCTATGGCGAGGCCGCCGTGCTCTTCGACGTCGACCTGACGCTGGCCGAGGGACGGTCGCTGGCGCTGCTCGGGCGCAACGGCGTCGGCAAGACGACCCTGGTCAATTCGATCATCGGCGTGACCCGCTGGCGCGGCGGCAGCATTTCCCTCGCAGGGCGCGACATCACCCGCCTCGCCCCGGAGGAGCGCGCCCATGCCGGCATCGGCTGGGTGCCGCAGGAGCGCAACATCTTCCGCTCGCTCACCGTGGAGGAGAACCTCACGGCCGTGGCCCTGCCAGGGCCCTGGACGCCCGCCCGCGTCTTCGAGATGTTCCCGCGTCTTGCCGAACGCAAGACCAACATGGGCAACCAGCTCTCGGGCGGCGAGCAGCAAATGCTCGCCATCGGCCGGGCGCTGGTGCTGAACCCCAAGGTCCTGCTGCTGGACGAGCCGACCGAGGGCCTCGCGCCGATCATCGTCGAGGAACTCCTCAAGGCGCTGACGCGGCTGTTCCGCGAGGAGGGCCTCGCCGGCATCGTCATCGAGCAGCACGCCCGCAAGATCCTCGAGATCACCGACGACGCTCTGGTGCTGGAACGCGGCCGGGTCGTCCTCTCCGCGCCCAGCGCCGAGCTCATCGCCCATCCCGATCGCCTCGAGCGCCATCTCGGCCTCGGGGCCGCCCACTGA
- a CDS encoding ABC transporter substrate-binding protein: MSQASRRSVLLLGGAAVAAPFVPRFAVAQADNRPRITIAVQKIVNSNVLDVLREQSNVGERVFYTSLWESLIGRDWLGNLAPRPGLATEWRRVDDQTVELKLRQGVKFHNGDEMTAEDVVFTFSRERMFANTEAKNRSTIRAFEQIPTPRAGKELPPDVAATARRIWPDLLRIDIVDRYTVRFINATPDVTLEGRLSRYGSDIMSRRGWDEAASYLDWARKPITTGPYKVVEFRPDVSLTLEAHDEYWGGRPPLKSIRFVEVPEVASRVAGLLSGQYQFACDIPPDQIGEIEKNAAFEVQGGTIQNHRLTVFDKNNAQLANPLVRRAFTHAIDRQAIVETLWAGRTKVPAGLQWEFYGDMFHADWKVPDYDPKVARDLLRQAGYRGDPIVYRVLNNYYTNQNPTAQILTEMWRSVGLNVQMQTVENWSQIMERGAQRAVRDWSNSAPFNDPVSSIVNQHGPNGQQQQIGEWTNAEMNQLCEVLETSTDRDLRRKSFRRMLEICEREDPAYTVLHQNATFTAKAKAIRWKTAPAFAMDFRPGNYGA; this comes from the coding sequence ATGAGCCAGGCCTCACGTCGTTCCGTGCTTCTTCTCGGCGGCGCCGCAGTCGCCGCGCCCTTCGTGCCGCGCTTCGCCGTGGCCCAGGCCGACAACCGCCCGCGCATCACCATCGCGGTGCAGAAGATCGTCAATTCCAACGTGCTCGACGTGCTCCGCGAGCAATCGAATGTCGGCGAGCGGGTGTTCTACACCTCGCTCTGGGAGAGCCTGATCGGCCGTGACTGGCTCGGCAATCTCGCGCCGCGCCCCGGCCTTGCCACCGAGTGGCGGCGCGTCGACGACCAGACGGTCGAGCTGAAGCTGCGCCAGGGCGTGAAGTTCCACAATGGCGACGAGATGACCGCCGAGGACGTGGTCTTCACCTTCTCGCGCGAGCGCATGTTCGCCAATACCGAGGCGAAGAACCGCTCGACCATCCGGGCCTTCGAGCAGATCCCGACCCCGCGCGCCGGCAAGGAGCTTCCCCCGGATGTGGCGGCGACGGCCCGCCGCATCTGGCCGGACCTTCTGCGCATCGACATCGTCGACCGCTACACCGTGCGCTTCATCAACGCGACGCCGGACGTGACGCTGGAGGGACGCCTGTCCCGCTACGGCTCGGACATCATGAGCCGCCGCGGCTGGGACGAGGCGGCGAGCTATCTCGACTGGGCCCGCAAGCCCATCACCACCGGCCCCTACAAGGTCGTCGAGTTCCGCCCCGACGTGTCGCTCACCCTCGAGGCCCATGACGAGTACTGGGGCGGCCGCCCGCCGCTGAAGTCCATCCGCTTCGTCGAGGTCCCCGAGGTCGCCAGCCGCGTCGCCGGCCTGCTCTCCGGCCAGTATCAGTTCGCCTGCGACATCCCGCCGGACCAGATCGGCGAGATCGAGAAAAACGCCGCCTTCGAGGTCCAGGGCGGCACCATCCAGAACCACCGCCTCACCGTCTTCGACAAGAACAACGCCCAGCTCGCCAATCCGCTGGTGCGCCGTGCCTTCACCCACGCCATCGACCGCCAGGCCATCGTCGAGACGCTCTGGGCCGGCCGCACCAAGGTGCCGGCGGGCCTGCAGTGGGAGTTCTACGGCGACATGTTCCACGCCGACTGGAAGGTGCCGGACTATGACCCGAAGGTCGCCCGCGACCTGCTCCGCCAGGCCGGCTATCGCGGCGATCCGATCGTCTACCGGGTGCTGAACAACTACTACACCAACCAGAATCCGACCGCGCAGATCCTCACGGAGATGTGGCGCTCCGTCGGCCTGAACGTCCAGATGCAGACGGTGGAGAACTGGAGCCAGATCATGGAGCGCGGCGCCCAGCGTGCGGTGCGCGACTGGTCGAACTCCGCGCCCTTCAATGATCCGGTTTCCTCGATCGTCAACCAGCATGGCCCCAACGGCCAGCAGCAGCAGATCGGCGAGTGGACCAATGCCGAGATGAACCAGCTCTGCGAGGTGCTGGAGACCTCGACGGACCGGGATCTCCGCCGCAAGTCCTTCCGCCGCATGCTCGAGATCTGCGAGCGCGAAGACCCCGCCTACACGGTGCTCCACCAGAACGCGACCTTCACCGCCAAGGCGAAGGCCATCCGCTGGAAGACCGCCCCGGCCTTCGCCATGGACTTCCGTCCCGGCAATTACGGCGCCTGA
- a CDS encoding ABC transporter permease → MTDRALDTAAASYGLRQRLAGVPVLVWIALTWLIAMVAVALLADLVSPYSYTAPNLRNRLVAPGHPLHWLGTDELGRDVLSRLIASIRISLLIAFGASLMSAVVGTTLGFLAAYFRGFVEQLVLMLADFQASMPFLIMALAVLAFFGSSLPLLIGLMGLFGWERYARIARGLAIAASAQGYASAVTQLGASPTRVYLKHILPNIASTLIVSMTLVFPEVILLESGLSFLGLGVQPPMTSLGNMVGYGREYITRAPWIMLAPAMTIVVTTLAVSILGDWLRDRLDPTLR, encoded by the coding sequence ATGACCGATCGCGCCCTTGACACCGCCGCCGCGTCCTACGGCCTGCGCCAGCGGCTTGCCGGCGTGCCGGTCCTCGTCTGGATCGCGCTCACCTGGCTCATCGCCATGGTGGCCGTGGCGCTCCTCGCTGACCTCGTCAGCCCCTATTCCTACACGGCGCCGAACCTGCGCAACCGGCTCGTCGCGCCCGGCCATCCGCTGCACTGGCTCGGGACCGACGAGCTCGGTCGCGACGTGCTCTCCCGCCTCATCGCCTCCATCCGCATCTCGCTGCTCATCGCCTTCGGCGCCAGCCTGATGTCGGCCGTGGTCGGCACGACGCTCGGGTTCCTCGCGGCCTATTTCCGCGGTTTCGTCGAACAGCTCGTGCTCATGCTGGCGGACTTCCAGGCGAGCATGCCCTTCCTCATCATGGCGCTCGCCGTCCTCGCCTTCTTCGGCTCGTCCCTGCCGCTGCTCATCGGGCTGATGGGGCTCTTCGGCTGGGAGCGCTATGCCCGCATCGCCCGGGGCCTTGCCATTGCCGCCAGCGCCCAGGGCTATGCCTCCGCGGTGACGCAGCTCGGCGCATCGCCGACGCGGGTCTACCTGAAGCACATCCTGCCCAACATCGCCTCGACCCTCATCGTCTCGATGACGCTGGTCTTCCCCGAGGTGATCCTGCTGGAGAGCGGGCTGTCCTTCCTCGGCCTCGGCGTGCAGCCGCCCATGACCAGCCTCGGCAACATGGTCGGCTATGGCCGCGAATACATCACCCGCGCGCCGTGGATCATGCTGGCGCCGGCCATGACCATCGTGGTCACGACCCTCGCCGTGTCGATCCTCGGTGACTGGCTGCGCGACCGACTCGATCCGACGCTGCGCTGA
- a CDS encoding ABC transporter substrate-binding protein gives MALHSPALSRRTLLAGSSALALAGGISPVSAQARQRITVAVPVGPRVLEPVREVSNVLFRTAYNIFDTLITVDFRDNSRLKPGLATAWRRTEPRVLELDLREGVRFHNGDLLTAEDVAFSFGAKRVSDPAAPGHALSRPFLGTIESVTAIGERQVRVVTRAPDPLIEQRLAGWASQIISKRAFEAAPSFEAWEKAPVGTGPFSVAEFRLDQQLTLRAHDAYFGGAPTVRELVFRVVPELQSRLNALSTGEADIVTELSPDHFSTVAAMAGREVVGGPIQNIRALAYDKNHPVLADARIRRALGLAIDRKAIVDALYAGRTTIPPGHQNPAYGDLYMPDYPAPRFDPAEARALVRAAGYGGQPIPYRILPNYYTLQLQTAQILVEMWKAVGLNVDMQVRENVGAVTSPAEGRGIRDWSNTIFWNDPAGVLVRLFGPNGPTQRVFREWSNEEFNAQSEILSSSLDTAARKAAFRRMLEIFDRDDPAGTVLHDLTMFYGKRKDVAWQPYPIEYMDFRAGNMG, from the coding sequence ATGGCCCTTCACTCTCCCGCCCTGTCGCGCCGCACGCTGCTCGCCGGATCCAGCGCCCTCGCCCTTGCCGGCGGCATCTCCCCGGTGTCGGCCCAGGCGCGCCAGCGGATCACGGTCGCGGTGCCCGTCGGGCCGCGGGTGCTGGAGCCCGTGCGCGAGGTCTCCAACGTCCTGTTCCGCACCGCCTACAACATCTTCGACACGCTCATCACCGTCGATTTCCGCGACAATTCGCGCCTGAAGCCGGGCCTTGCCACCGCGTGGCGCCGCACCGAGCCGCGCGTGCTTGAGCTCGACCTGCGCGAGGGTGTGCGCTTCCACAACGGTGACCTTCTGACCGCCGAGGACGTCGCCTTCTCCTTCGGCGCAAAGCGCGTCTCTGATCCCGCCGCCCCCGGCCATGCCCTGAGCCGGCCCTTCCTCGGCACGATCGAGAGCGTCACCGCCATCGGCGAGCGCCAGGTGCGGGTCGTGACCCGGGCGCCCGATCCGCTCATCGAGCAGCGCCTCGCCGGCTGGGCCTCCCAGATCATCTCGAAGCGCGCCTTCGAGGCCGCCCCCTCCTTCGAGGCCTGGGAGAAGGCCCCGGTCGGCACCGGCCCCTTCTCGGTCGCCGAGTTCCGTCTCGACCAGCAGCTGACTTTGCGCGCCCACGACGCCTATTTCGGCGGCGCCCCCACAGTGCGCGAACTGGTCTTCCGCGTCGTGCCGGAACTGCAAAGCCGTCTCAACGCCCTGTCGACGGGCGAGGCGGACATCGTCACCGAGCTCTCGCCGGACCATTTCTCGACCGTTGCCGCCATGGCAGGCCGTGAGGTGGTCGGCGGGCCGATCCAGAACATCCGCGCTCTCGCTTACGACAAGAACCACCCGGTTCTCGCCGATGCCCGCATCCGCCGGGCGCTGGGTCTGGCCATCGACCGCAAGGCCATCGTCGATGCGCTCTATGCCGGCCGCACCACCATCCCGCCGGGCCACCAGAACCCGGCCTATGGCGACCTCTACATGCCGGATTATCCGGCGCCTCGCTTCGATCCGGCCGAGGCCCGCGCGCTGGTGCGCGCCGCCGGCTACGGCGGTCAGCCGATCCCCTACCGGATCCTGCCGAACTACTACACGCTCCAGCTCCAGACCGCGCAGATCCTCGTGGAGATGTGGAAGGCCGTCGGTCTCAACGTCGACATGCAGGTGCGCGAGAATGTCGGGGCGGTGACGAGCCCGGCCGAGGGCCGCGGCATTCGCGACTGGTCCAATACAATCTTCTGGAACGACCCCGCCGGCGTCCTTGTCCGCCTCTTCGGCCCCAACGGTCCGACGCAGCGCGTCTTCCGCGAATGGTCGAACGAGGAGTTCAACGCCCAGAGCGAGATCCTCTCCTCCAGCCTCGACACGGCCGCGCGCAAGGCCGCCTTCCGCCGGATGCTGGAAATCTTCGACCGCGACGACCCGGCCGGAACCGTGCTGCACGACCTCACCATGTTCTACGGCAAGCGGAAGGATGTCGCCTGGCAGCCCTATCCGATCGAGTACATGGACTTCCGCGCTGGCAACATGGGCTGA
- a CDS encoding ABC transporter ATP-binding protein — MISLVTARDLARTYQLRRGVFGRPVAVRAVDGVSLHVGAGETLGIVGESGSGKSTLGRMVLGLEKPDGGAVTFDGAPMPEPLTAAWRRSRARMQMIYQDPLGALDRRLTVRDQVAEPLAIHGLGAPAERMEKALAMLGRVGLSRHVAMRYPHELSGGQRQRVVLARALMTDPAFLVCDEPVSALDVSIQAQVVNLLVDLQESLGIAMLFISHDLRVVRQVSRRVAVMYLGRIVEEGDADDLFADPRHPYTRALVSAAPAPGGKRERIILTGEPPNPAARPPGCAFHPRCPLAEARCRETAPALMTLGGGRRVACHVVAGPAAATREAA, encoded by the coding sequence ATGATCAGCCTCGTCACCGCCCGCGACCTTGCGCGCACCTACCAGCTCCGCCGCGGCGTCTTCGGCCGCCCGGTCGCGGTCCGTGCCGTCGATGGCGTCAGCCTGCATGTCGGCGCCGGCGAGACGCTCGGCATCGTTGGCGAATCCGGCTCGGGCAAGTCGACGCTCGGCCGCATGGTCCTCGGCCTCGAGAAGCCGGATGGCGGCGCGGTCACCTTCGATGGCGCTCCCATGCCGGAACCGCTGACGGCGGCCTGGCGGCGCTCGCGTGCCCGCATGCAGATGATCTACCAGGACCCCCTCGGCGCCCTCGATCGTCGGCTCACCGTGCGCGACCAGGTGGCCGAGCCGCTCGCCATCCATGGCCTCGGCGCGCCGGCCGAACGGATGGAGAAGGCGCTGGCCATGCTCGGCCGCGTCGGCCTCTCCCGCCATGTCGCCATGCGCTATCCGCACGAACTCTCCGGCGGCCAGCGCCAGCGGGTCGTGCTGGCCCGGGCCCTGATGACCGACCCGGCCTTCCTGGTCTGCGACGAGCCGGTCTCGGCCCTCGACGTGTCCATCCAGGCGCAGGTGGTGAACCTCCTCGTCGACCTGCAGGAGAGCCTCGGCATCGCCATGCTCTTCATCAGCCACGACCTGCGGGTGGTGCGGCAGGTGAGCCGGCGCGTCGCCGTGATGTATCTCGGCCGCATCGTCGAGGAAGGCGATGCCGACGATCTCTTCGCCGATCCCCGCCATCCCTATACCCGCGCGCTCGTCTCGGCGGCGCCGGCGCCCGGCGGCAAGCGCGAGCGCATCATCCTCACCGGCGAGCCGCCCAATCCCGCCGCGCGGCCGCCCGGCTGCGCCTTCCATCCGCGCTGCCCGCTGGCGGAGGCCCGCTGCCGTGAGACCGCACCGGCGCTGATGACGCTCGGCGGCGGCCGGCGGGTCGCCTGCCACGTCGTGGCCGGACCCGCCGCCGCGACGCGAGAGGCCGCCTGA
- a CDS encoding ABC transporter ATP-binding protein, with the protein MATVNPPAQPLVAIRDLQVSFAGVPALRGIDLTVAPGEAVGLVGESGSGKSVTWLAALSLLPAKARVTGSVLLAGEELIGAPPARLDDVRGGRVAMIFQDPASALNPVLTVGRQIGEALALHAGLSGGALRAEARRLMELVGIPDAGRRLDAYPHEFSGGQNQRVMIAMALAGKPDLLVADEPTTALDVTIQAQILDLLRAVRREFGMALVLISHDLGVIAETCERVAVMYAGRIVEEAPVAPLFGEALHPYTRGLVGSLPPLDGPRRRLTSIPGTVPDPRHLPAGCAFAPRCPVASSGCRETDPRLAAAGEAHRVACLHPGAEAAVPVPAAAATLAATTATPAMALTS; encoded by the coding sequence ATGGCGACCGTGAATCCCCCGGCCCAGCCCCTCGTTGCCATCCGCGATCTCCAGGTGAGCTTTGCCGGCGTGCCGGCCCTGCGCGGCATCGACCTCACCGTCGCGCCGGGCGAGGCCGTCGGCCTCGTCGGCGAATCCGGCTCGGGCAAGTCGGTCACCTGGCTTGCCGCTCTCAGCCTGCTGCCGGCCAAGGCGCGCGTGACCGGGAGCGTCCTCCTCGCCGGCGAGGAACTGATCGGCGCGCCGCCCGCCCGTCTCGACGACGTCCGCGGCGGCCGCGTCGCCATGATCTTCCAGGACCCGGCCAGCGCCCTCAATCCCGTGCTCACCGTCGGACGCCAGATCGGCGAGGCGCTGGCGCTGCATGCCGGGCTCTCCGGCGGCGCCCTGCGGGCCGAGGCAAGGCGGTTGATGGAGCTCGTCGGCATTCCCGATGCAGGTCGCCGCCTCGATGCCTATCCGCATGAGTTCTCCGGCGGCCAGAACCAGCGCGTGATGATCGCCATGGCCCTGGCCGGCAAGCCCGACCTCCTCGTCGCCGACGAGCCGACGACGGCGCTCGACGTCACCATCCAGGCGCAGATCCTTGACCTCCTGCGCGCCGTGCGCCGCGAGTTCGGCATGGCGCTGGTGCTCATCAGCCACGACCTCGGCGTCATCGCCGAGACCTGCGAGCGCGTTGCGGTCATGTATGCGGGCCGCATCGTCGAGGAGGCGCCGGTGGCGCCCCTTTTCGGCGAGGCTCTGCATCCCTACACCCGCGGCCTTGTCGGCTCGCTGCCGCCGCTCGACGGACCGCGCCGGCGGCTCACCTCCATCCCCGGAACGGTGCCAGATCCGCGCCATCTGCCGGCGGGTTGCGCCTTCGCGCCGCGTTGCCCGGTCGCCAGCAGCGGCTGCCGCGAGACCGATCCGCGCCTCGCGGCGGCGGGCGAGGCCCATCGGGTCGCCTGCCTCCACCCCGGCGCCGAGGCGGCCGTGCCGGTCCCTGCGGCCGCGGCGACCCTTGCCGCGACCACCGCGACCCCCGCCATGGCGCTTACCTCATGA
- a CDS encoding tripartite tricarboxylate transporter substrate-binding protein has translation MRLSRRAVTAAAFAPALAPFMARAQGRYPDRPIRVTVPFGPGGLADVTIRLVGERLSQRLGQQVVVVNQPGGAGAIAARAATSSPADGYTLALLTNGTAVSAATARSLGFDPLGDFTPISTLGFFEFVLATSSAQPYRSFRDLQQAAQASPGKLNIGTIQPGSTQHLAAVLLRSLARIDAVIVPFRTTPDALTALLRRDVDLVIDGFSAMGGMLREGQLRALATTGARRSAALPDVPTMIESGFADYDVTSWNALFAPAAVPADIVTRLNAELQAVLADPALGARLAELGIAARGSTPAELGQRLRDDIARWSRVAEQAGLEKL, from the coding sequence ATGCGCCTCTCCCGCCGCGCCGTCACCGCCGCCGCCTTCGCCCCTGCCCTTGCCCCGTTCATGGCGCGGGCGCAGGGCCGCTATCCCGACCGACCGATCCGCGTCACCGTGCCCTTCGGGCCGGGCGGGCTCGCCGATGTGACGATCAGGCTCGTCGGCGAGCGGCTGTCGCAGCGGCTCGGCCAGCAGGTCGTGGTGGTGAACCAGCCGGGTGGCGCCGGCGCCATCGCGGCGCGGGCGGCGACCTCCTCTCCTGCCGATGGCTACACGCTGGCGCTGCTGACCAACGGCACGGCGGTGAGCGCCGCCACCGCCCGCTCGCTCGGCTTCGATCCGCTCGGTGATTTCACGCCGATCTCCACTCTCGGCTTCTTCGAATTTGTGCTGGCGACCAGCAGCGCCCAGCCCTATCGCAGCTTCCGCGACCTCCAGCAGGCGGCCCAGGCCTCGCCGGGCAAGCTGAACATCGGCACGATCCAGCCGGGCTCGACCCAGCATCTCGCCGCCGTCCTGCTGCGCTCGCTGGCGCGGATCGACGCCGTCATCGTGCCGTTCCGCACCACGCCGGACGCGCTCACCGCGCTGCTGCGCCGTGACGTCGATCTCGTTATCGACGGCTTCTCGGCCATGGGCGGGATGCTGCGCGAGGGTCAGTTGCGGGCCCTTGCCACCACAGGGGCCCGCCGCAGCGCGGCCCTGCCCGACGTGCCGACGATGATCGAGAGCGGCTTTGCCGACTACGACGTCACCTCGTGGAACGCGCTCTTCGCTCCCGCGGCGGTGCCGGCCGACATCGTCACGCGGCTCAATGCCGAGCTTCAGGCGGTTCTCGCCGATCCCGCCCTCGGGGCGCGGCTGGCGGAACTCGGCATTGCCGCCCGCGGCTCGACGCCGGCCGAACTCGGCCAGCGCCTGCGCGACGACATCGCGCGCTGGTCGCGGGTCGCCGAACAGGCCGGCCTCGAGAAGCTCTGA
- a CDS encoding amidohydrolase family protein, which yields MGIDGRTPNLALPPLSCDAHCHVFGPAAVFPYAPDRRYTPEDAPKEALIALHDRLGLQRAVIVQASCHGADNRAMVDCLRHDPARFRGVSILDGMATEALVAELDEAGVRGVRFNFVKHLGGAPDMAVFDRVLAMVRPFGWHVVLHLDAPDIAELAPMIEKLPMTKVIDHMGRAPAKAGIDQEPFRILLGLARREDVWVKVSGAERIADPPFTAAVPFARALMEVAPDRVLWGTDFPHPNLKHEVDEADLVDLLADYGDADALHRLLVANPARLYGFA from the coding sequence ATGGGCATCGACGGTCGCACCCCAAATCTCGCGCTGCCGCCGCTCTCTTGCGACGCGCATTGCCATGTCTTCGGCCCGGCGGCGGTCTTTCCTTATGCGCCGGACCGCCGCTACACGCCGGAGGATGCGCCCAAGGAAGCGCTGATCGCCCTGCATGACCGGCTCGGCCTGCAGCGCGCCGTCATCGTCCAGGCGAGCTGCCACGGCGCCGACAACCGCGCCATGGTCGACTGCCTCCGCCATGATCCCGCGCGGTTCCGCGGCGTCTCGATCCTCGACGGCATGGCGACCGAGGCGCTGGTCGCAGAACTCGACGAGGCCGGCGTGCGCGGCGTGCGCTTCAACTTCGTCAAGCATCTCGGCGGTGCGCCCGACATGGCCGTGTTCGACCGGGTGCTGGCGATGGTCCGGCCCTTCGGCTGGCACGTCGTGCTGCATCTCGATGCTCCGGACATCGCCGAACTCGCGCCGATGATCGAGAAACTGCCCATGACCAAGGTCATCGACCATATGGGCCGCGCCCCGGCGAAGGCGGGAATCGACCAGGAGCCCTTCCGCATCCTGCTCGGCCTCGCCCGCCGCGAGGATGTCTGGGTGAAGGTCTCGGGCGCCGAGCGCATCGCCGATCCACCCTTCACCGCCGCGGTGCCCTTCGCCCGCGCGCTGATGGAGGTCGCGCCCGACCGGGTGCTCTGGGGCACGGATTTCCCGCATCCCAACCTCAAGCATGAGGTGGACGAGGCCGATCTCGTCGACCTCCTCGCCGACTATGGCGACGCCGATGCGCTGCACCGGCTGCTCGTCGCCAATCCCGCCCGCCTCTACGGCTTTGCCTGA
- a CDS encoding 5-methyltetrahydropteroyltriglutamate--homocysteine S-methyltransferase — protein sequence MTARTTPPFRADMVGSLLRSAPVKEARDKKAAGTISDAELAAIEDREIADLVKKQVAVGLQAVTDGEFRRSFWHFDFLENLDGVIGVETEGIAFAGVTTKGHGVRVKGKIDFTEAHPHLAHFKFLKSVTPAGHVAKMTIPSPSMLHYRGGRKAVEFGAYREMDAYYADLGAAYAKAIKAFYEAGCRYLQLDDTSLSYFCDPAQRQMLAERGDDPDRLIHVYRDIINTATAAKPADMVITTHTCRGNFKSTFIASGGYEPVADLVFNQINVDGYFMEWDDDRSGGFEPLRFLPKGKHVVLGLVTSKVGAIESKDNLKRRIEEASKYAPLDQLCLSPQCGFASTEEGNVLAEDEQWAKLSRIVEVAKEVWG from the coding sequence ATGACCGCCCGTACGACCCCGCCCTTCCGCGCCGACATGGTCGGCAGCCTTCTGCGCAGCGCCCCGGTGAAGGAGGCGCGCGACAAAAAGGCCGCCGGCACGATCTCCGATGCCGAGCTCGCAGCGATCGAGGACCGCGAGATCGCCGACCTCGTCAAGAAGCAGGTGGCCGTCGGCCTCCAGGCCGTGACCGATGGCGAGTTCCGCCGCTCCTTCTGGCATTTCGACTTCCTGGAGAACCTCGACGGCGTCATCGGCGTGGAGACCGAGGGCATCGCCTTCGCCGGTGTCACCACCAAGGGTCATGGCGTGCGCGTGAAGGGCAAGATCGACTTCACCGAAGCCCATCCGCATCTTGCCCACTTCAAGTTCCTGAAGTCGGTGACGCCTGCCGGCCATGTCGCCAAGATGACCATCCCCTCGCCGTCGATGCTGCACTATCGCGGCGGCCGGAAGGCGGTGGAGTTCGGCGCCTATCGCGAGATGGACGCCTACTATGCCGATCTCGGCGCGGCCTATGCCAAGGCCATCAAGGCCTTCTATGAGGCCGGCTGCCGCTACCTGCAGCTCGACGACACCTCGCTGTCCTATTTCTGCGATCCCGCCCAGCGGCAGATGCTTGCCGAGCGCGGCGATGACCCGGACCGTCTGATCCACGTCTATCGCGACATCATCAACACCGCGACGGCGGCCAAGCCCGCCGACATGGTCATCACCACCCACACCTGCCGCGGCAACTTCAAGTCGACCTTCATCGCCTCCGGCGGCTACGAGCCGGTGGCCGACCTCGTCTTCAACCAGATCAATGTCGACGGCTATTTCATGGAGTGGGACGACGACCGCTCCGGCGGCTTCGAGCCGCTGCGCTTCCTGCCCAAGGGCAAGCATGTCGTGCTCGGCCTCGTCACCTCCAAGGTCGGCGCCATCGAGAGCAAGGACAACCTGAAGCGCCGCATCGAGGAGGCCTCCAAATACGCCCCGCTCGACCAGCTCTGTCTGTCGCCGCAATGCGGCTTCGCCTCCACCGAGGAGGGCAACGTGCTGGCCGAGGACGAGCAGTGGGCGAAGCTCTCCCGCATCGTCGAGGTCGCCAAGGAGGTCTGGGGCTGA